In Trichocoleus sp., the DNA window TGCCAAGCTGGATCAGGCAGACTTGAGTGGGGGGTTTTTAGATAGTGCGAATCTCAGTGGTGCTAGTCTCAGTCAAGCAAACTTGAGTACTGCTGGGCTATCTGCTGCGAATCTCAGCCAGGCGAACCTGGAAGGAGCCAATTTACAGGGCGCATACCTCCGCAATGCTGACCTGACAGATGCTAACCTCAGCAAAGCTAACCTAGAAAATGCTGACTTAAGTGGGGCAAAGCTCGATCGCGCCAAGTTAGAGGGAGCCAAGCTGAAAGGAGCAATCATGCCGGACGGCAAAATAAATTAAGCCGTAACGCTGAAACCGTACTGAATCAAACCGTGAGAACCGACAAGTCGTGAGCGGTTGGAATTTTGTACACTACTAGGCGGAGAGTTACATCACATTTGGGGGAATCTGTCGGTGCGCCTGTTCACCACCATCGCCGGGATACGCTCCTACTTAGAATTAAAACGATCGCCTCAGCAGCTTCCAGAACGGGGGGAGATTTCCCATGCATTTTATCCACCCCAGATTGGCTTTGTACCGACGATGGGTGCACTTCATGCCGGACATTTGAGCCTGGTTCAACGAGCGCGCCAGGAAAGTGATCTGGTGGTGGTCAGCATTTTTGTCAATCCGCTTCAGTTTGGACCGAACGAGGACTTTCATCGCTATCCCCGAACGCTAGAGCAAGATGAGCAGCTTTGCCGCAGTGCTGGTGTTGATGTCATTTTTGCTCCCTCAGCTTTAGAGCTATACGGTACAAGCTACGCGCCTTTAGCTGAAACTGTGACTCAGGTCATGCCGCCTGCTACGATGATTGCTGGACTCTGTGGACAGTTTCGCCCTGGACATTTCCCCGGTGTGACTACCGTTGTCACAAAACTGTTTAATATTGTGCAGCCCGATCGCGCTTACTTTGGACAAAAAGACGCACAGCAGGTCGCTTTGATTCGGCGAATGGTCGCAGACTTAAATTTTCCTGTCACAGTCGTCACTTGCCCGATCGTGAGAGAACCAGATGGACTGGCTCTGAGTTCCCGCAATCGCTATCTTTCCCCAGGAGAAAGAGCAGTAGCCCCCACGCTTTATCACAGCCTCCAGCGGGCAGAATCAGCTTTTTCAAAAGGGAGGTGCGATCGAACGGAACTCTTGAGCCTGGTGAAGGCAGAACTCGCGAAAGCGCCAGACATTCAACCTGAATACATTGAATTAGTACATCCCGATACAATGACACCGCTAGAACAAGTTGAGGAGATCGGATTAGTGGCAATTGCGGCTCGGTTAGGTTCAACTCGGCTGATTGATAATATGGTGCTGCGAAATCGACAGCCAATCGTGGCAATTGATGGACCTGCGGGAGCCGGAAAATCCACAGTTGTTCGGCAGGTTGCCCAGGTACTAGGGCTACTCTATCTGGA includes these proteins:
- a CDS encoding pentapeptide repeat-containing protein, producing MKNSIALLAVGSLVLGLWLSSCEKPSPQEQLLSEKKCLKCDLQNIDLSQADLKKAQLNGANFSNAKLDQADLSGGFLDSANLSGASLSQANLSTAGLSAANLSQANLEGANLQGAYLRNADLTDANLSKANLENADLSGAKLDRAKLEGAKLKGAIMPDGKIN
- a CDS encoding bifunctional pantoate--beta-alanine ligase/(d)CMP kinase; this encodes MRLFTTIAGIRSYLELKRSPQQLPERGEISHAFYPPQIGFVPTMGALHAGHLSLVQRARQESDLVVVSIFVNPLQFGPNEDFHRYPRTLEQDEQLCRSAGVDVIFAPSALELYGTSYAPLAETVTQVMPPATMIAGLCGQFRPGHFPGVTTVVTKLFNIVQPDRAYFGQKDAQQVALIRRMVADLNFPVTVVTCPIVREPDGLALSSRNRYLSPGERAVAPTLYHSLQRAESAFSKGRCDRTELLSLVKAELAKAPDIQPEYIELVHPDTMTPLEQVEEIGLVAIAARLGSTRLIDNMVLRNRQPIVAIDGPAGAGKSTVVRQVAQVLGLLYLDTGAMYRAVTWLVLKSGIAITDEASIAELVSQCEIRLESQDAATRTQEEAESLAGSPIPRVLINGQDVTQAIRTLEVTAQVSAIAAQPFVRQELVKRQQAYGRQGGVVMEGRDIGTHVFPDAELKIFLTASVQERARRRQQDLKNQGRDISLDELERSIEERDRKDRTRRLAPLRKAADAIEINTDHLTIEEVTANIVSLYHEKLVSLQRVEVNA